One Vibrio gazogenes genomic region harbors:
- a CDS encoding IS110 family transposase, producing MNTNTLQNINVGVDTGKANLDIYIRPLDIFFTVSNDGKGIKEAVKVIKKHQPERIVIEATGRLEMPFIIACSKANLPFVIANPIHIKRFAGAIGRRAKTDKLDAQLIAHYSEAIQPQLTQLKPEIMRLMSDLVARRHQILTMQTMEKNRLQQLPKTLHSTINPIITSFKNQIEKIETLIIALIEKTPSYQSKNIILQSVPGIGKVSAAAIISNVPELGYINNKQAASLIGVAPMNRESGRYKGKRIIQGGRAQVRTVLYMAMMSAMQSNPVFKTTYQRLLEAGKPKKVAIIACVRKMVVILNSMLRDGTMWNENMAKN from the coding sequence ATGAATACAAACACACTTCAAAATATTAATGTCGGTGTTGATACCGGCAAAGCAAATCTAGATATCTATATCCGCCCACTTGATATCTTTTTTACGGTTTCTAATGATGGTAAAGGAATAAAAGAAGCGGTAAAAGTCATCAAGAAACATCAGCCTGAACGCATCGTTATCGAAGCAACCGGCCGCCTTGAAATGCCTTTTATTATCGCCTGTTCCAAAGCCAATTTACCTTTTGTAATTGCCAATCCTATCCACATTAAACGCTTCGCTGGCGCTATTGGCCGCAGAGCTAAAACGGATAAACTGGATGCTCAATTAATCGCTCATTATAGCGAAGCCATTCAACCTCAACTGACCCAGTTAAAACCAGAAATCATGCGATTAATGAGTGATTTAGTCGCCCGTCGACATCAAATTTTAACGATGCAAACCATGGAAAAGAATCGCTTACAACAACTCCCTAAAACGCTTCATTCCACAATCAATCCTATCATTACTTCCTTCAAAAATCAGATAGAGAAGATCGAAACACTCATCATTGCTCTCATTGAAAAAACGCCTTCTTATCAGAGCAAAAATATCATTTTACAAAGTGTCCCAGGCATCGGGAAAGTGAGTGCGGCCGCCATCATTAGCAACGTTCCTGAGCTGGGTTACATCAACAATAAACAAGCGGCTTCTCTAATAGGTGTTGCTCCCATGAATAGAGAAAGTGGCCGCTATAAAGGCAAACGAATTATCCAAGGTGGGCGTGCTCAGGTGCGTACAGTCCTGTATATGGCGATGATGTCTGCAATGCAATCTAACCCTGTTTTTAAGACCACATATCAGCGATTACTGGAAGCAGGAAAACCCAAAAAAGTAGCCATCATTGCCTGTGTTAGAAAGATGGTTGTGATCCTGAATTCAATGCTAAGAGACGGAACTATGTGGAATGAAAATATGGCGAAAAATTAA
- a CDS encoding GNAT family N-acetyltransferase gives MEVRFLEKNSDYESALEVMLQLRPNYNVDTLSRQIDKQQLNGYKVVYVKSSEGVLAVAGFSVGEKLAWGKHIYIEDLVTNSQFRSRGVGKFIIDWFKTYALEIGCEQIHLDSGVQRFPAHKFYLREGFNIASHHFSMVGVQDG, from the coding sequence ATGGAAGTTCGATTTTTAGAGAAAAATTCTGATTATGAATCAGCCCTAGAGGTAATGTTACAACTTCGCCCAAATTACAATGTAGATACTTTATCTCGTCAGATCGACAAACAGCAATTGAATGGTTACAAAGTCGTTTATGTTAAATCATCAGAAGGTGTACTGGCCGTAGCAGGATTTAGTGTCGGTGAGAAGCTAGCTTGGGGTAAGCACATTTATATTGAAGACTTGGTGACTAACTCTCAATTTCGTTCGCGTGGCGTTGGCAAATTCATAATTGATTGGTTTAAAACGTACGCCTTAGAAATTGGTTGTGAGCAAATTCATCTGGATTCTGGTGTTCAGCGTTTTCCCGCACATAAATTCTATTTACGCGAAGGTTTCAATATCGCGAGTCACCACTTTTCAATGGTTGGGGTTCAAGATGGGTAA
- a CDS encoding GrpB family protein, giving the protein MSQRIIEVIDYQPQWVVDFAREKDLISSVLTAANIHAIHHIGSTSVKGLCAKPIIDILLEVTSLDTLDDESENMASLGYLVKGEFGIKGRRYFQKGGIQRTHQVHAFLADSPEVKRHLAFRDYLRAFPNIAFKYGEIKKAGAAICNNDIDVYIDYKNSFIKEYEAKAVRWKFT; this is encoded by the coding sequence ATGAGTCAAAGGATTATTGAAGTCATTGATTATCAGCCGCAGTGGGTTGTCGATTTTGCTAGAGAAAAAGATCTAATTAGTTCTGTTCTAACTGCCGCTAATATTCATGCAATACATCACATAGGCAGTACATCGGTTAAAGGATTATGTGCTAAACCAATTATCGATATCCTTTTGGAAGTAACAAGCCTTGATACATTAGATGATGAATCAGAAAATATGGCTTCTCTGGGATATTTGGTGAAGGGAGAGTTTGGTATCAAAGGTCGCCGTTATTTCCAAAAAGGCGGAATACAACGAACTCATCAAGTCCATGCATTTTTAGCAGATTCGCCAGAAGTTAAAAGACATCTCGCATTTCGAGATTATTTAAGAGCGTTCCCAAATATTGCGTTTAAGTACGGAGAAATTAAAAAGGCGGGTGCAGCAATTTGTAACAATGACATAGATGTTTACATTGATTACAAAAATAGCTTTATAAAAGAATATGAAGCAAAGGCAGTCCGGTGGAAATTTACATAA
- a CDS encoding YciI family protein yields MNKYVAILSKKNRQLFSDELLRKHVSYLKAQEKSGVLVLCGPFSDNDSAIQVIMSDSLEAAKEIVQSDPFVSQGYYGELVVKELIEANAMNNWLVADPQTEANRASSQT; encoded by the coding sequence ATGAATAAGTATGTGGCAATTTTGTCTAAGAAAAATAGACAGTTATTCAGCGATGAACTTTTACGTAAGCATGTAAGCTATCTTAAGGCTCAAGAGAAGTCAGGAGTTTTGGTGCTATGCGGTCCGTTTTCGGACAATGATTCAGCAATTCAAGTAATAATGTCAGATAGTTTAGAGGCAGCTAAGGAAATTGTTCAATCCGATCCATTTGTAAGTCAGGGCTATTATGGTGAGTTGGTGGTAAAAGAATTAATAGAAGCAAACGCCATGAATAACTGGCTAGTAGCAGATCCGCAAACAGAAGCTAATCGTGCTAGCTCACAAACGTAA